In the genome of Dromiciops gliroides isolate mDroGli1 chromosome 1, mDroGli1.pri, whole genome shotgun sequence, the window TGGTTAATACTGTAAGCAAGGTCTTCACCCATCATAACTATGTGGAAGAGGGCTCCCAGGGTGACATTGCTCTCCTTCAACTAAAGGATCCGGTGACCTTCTCGAGGTCCATCCGGCCTGTTTGCCTACCAGCAGCCAATGTCTCCTTCCCCAATGGCCTCCGCTGCACTGTCACAGGCTGGGGTAACACACACAGCTCAGGTAAGGTTCCTGTGGGTCTCTAAGAGCCCATGACATTCATCAAAGagatggagaagatgggaggagggaggatttGATAATGTATCCTTATTATCTCCTTTCTTTGCAGTGAGTCTCCCTAATCCCAAGATCTTACAACAGCTGGAGGTCCCCTTAATTAGCCGAGAGACCTGCAACTGTCTTTACAATATAAAGCCCGATCCTGAGGAGCCACACATCATCCAGCCAGACATGGTGTGTGCTGGCTTTGTACAAGGTGGCAAAGATGCCTGCCAGGTAAGGGCCTGGTCTTGGGTGGGGAGATAACGAGGGTCATGAGAAGTAAAAGACACCTGAGTCCTAAGAAGAAGCAGGGACTGAGATACTGGATTTCACCTGGGCCATGAAGGGGAGACCTGGGAAGCAAGATGCCTGAGCTGAAAACTCAGCTGTTTGGCTTGGCAAAtccactagttgtgtgaccttagggaagccACTTCCTTTCTCCTTGCCCGTCATCCTCACCTAGGAAATGATGGGGTTGGGCTagatctccaaggtccttcctGTTCTAACCTTTTATGGTTTCTCTATCTCCAGGGAGATTCTGGAGGGCCACTCTCTTGCCCTGTCGGGGGCCGCTGGTTCCTGGCTGGGGTTGTGAGCTGGGGAGATGCCTGTGGGGCTCCCAACAGACCCGGAGTCTATACTCTGACCTCCAGCTACGCTTCATGGATACACCAGAAGGTCTCAGAGATTCAGCCACGCTACGTGCCCCTGACCCAAGAGTCCCATTTGGACATAAACCTTTGCAAAAAGGATGTTGGCAAGATCATCTCGGCCTCAGCCGTCCTGGCTCCAAGCCTGCTCCTGTCCCTCGGCATGTCAGTCTTTTACCACCTCCTGCTCTAGAACGCAGCGTAATCACTACAGACTTTGCCTGGTTTTGCTGGAAGGCTTAGTCCCTTCTCCATTCATTGACTCCTGGATAACTGACATGCTCCTGATTCCCCCCCAACCCTAGAGGACTGAGCCACTCCCTTCTCACTGGGACCTGAAGCTTCAGACTGTGGAATTGAGGTCTACCTTTAAAACCAACTGTCCATGTCTCgaacacttactatttgtgtgccTTGGGGATCAA includes:
- the PRSS8 gene encoding prostasin, whose protein sequence is MSWKRMGLGSEWLLALVNLLLLGRGAVGKEEVSCGVAPQARIVGGSNASPGQWPWQVSINYNGVHVCGGSLVSKQWVLTAAHCFPREHRLNDYEVKLGAHQLSTYNPDIVVNTVSKVFTHHNYVEEGSQGDIALLQLKDPVTFSRSIRPVCLPAANVSFPNGLRCTVTGWGNTHSSVSLPNPKILQQLEVPLISRETCNCLYNIKPDPEEPHIIQPDMVCAGFVQGGKDACQGDSGGPLSCPVGGRWFLAGVVSWGDACGAPNRPGVYTLTSSYASWIHQKVSEIQPRYVPLTQESHLDINLCKKDVGKIISASAVLAPSLLLSLGMSVFYHLLL